TCTCCTATGAGATAAATAATGGAATACATGATAGATCAATTGAAATTGATGATAAGTGGAAGATCCTATTAGGTCGTGGTTTAGATATGTTTCAGAAACCTCTTGGTAGATATGATATTGCTGAAATTTATCCTGAGATTCGGAAATGTAGAGAGTGTAATATTACATATATAAAAAAATAGACCTAATTTTAAATTAGTAAAAATAGCTTTGCCACAGAATCATCGATAGTGATATTATTAGTTTAATAGGAGTTAATATTTGAAATCAGACGAGACCCGTAGGGTATTTCTGTTGTATCTGTCAAAGATTTTTACAGACTTAAAAAAGGAAAAAAATTAAGTCAGGGGTAGTCTATCTATTGACAGATGGAGTCCTTATATGTGTTATATGGTTATTCATTTATTTTTAAGCTCTATGTAGTACTTTTTCTTTATCAAGTCTTTCAGATATCCATATTTTAATTATTGATTGTCGAGGAACACCTAGTCTTTTTGCTTCTTGATCTAATGAGTTTATCATCCAAGAAGGAAAATCTACATTAACTCTTTTTATATCATAATTTGGTTTTTCAACTTTTGATAAATCAAATTGATCTAAGATATCTTCTTCCCCTGCATCAAATTTTTTATCCAATTCTGAAGCTTTCATATAAATCCTCCTCGTTTTTTCTAGACCTTCTAACAGATATTATTCTTACATTTAATTCTCTATAAGTAATAATAGCAGTCCAACATTTTCTATTTAATTTTGCTATGATTAAAAATCTTTCTTCTTCCAGGTTTTTTGATGGAAGTTTAATTAAATTTTCATCTTTCCATAATTCTTGTGCTTCTAAGAAATCAATTCCATGTTTAATAAAGTTAGAATTACTTTTAATATTATCATATTCAAAATTCATATGTTTTAATTATGGTATAATTTTTATACCTTGTCATCTAGCGTTTAGTAATAATTTATACTTTTTTTATTTTTTTTAGCATATTAACGAAGTTGATTGCCATTATGCGACAACATCACAATCATTTAGTAGATCTATTTAAAATGGTAGGTCATCAGCTTCTTTTTAATACTACCCCATATTTCTTTTATATTATCTTCACCTTCATAATATTCTGCTATGTCGCCTTTATAGTGAATATCTTGTTTTGGTAATATATTAATTTTCTAGAGTCCGGATATTCACATACATCAACTTTATTTATTGTTCTTAAATCCATATAAATTAATGGTTCTGAATTAGGATTATAGATTTGATGTGCTCCAGATTTACTTTTTTCAAATAGCACAATTTCACCTATATTTACTTTTTCAATACCTGTTGGTGTTCTTAGTTCTCCTTTACCATATATTATAACAAATAATTCTTCCGAATTATGGTGATAATGATATGGATAAGAATATTTTCCTTTTTCCAATGATCTAATATTACAATTCATGTCTTGAAGATTTAGTTCTTTTCCTAAATTTCCAGAAGACTTCCAACTATATTCTGGTATAGGAGAATTGTTTGATTCTAATTTTTATTTTTTAGGGTTTATAATTATTGGCATAAATACTTCTGATGTTTTTTTAATATTTAGATATTAATTATTGTCTTAAATATATATGAGAAACTATAAAATTTAAACAATTTTTCTTTTATGATCATAATAAACAATGAATAAGTGTTTTAACTACTAAATGGCTAAAAGTACTATTCTGTATCTAAAATCCATATAACGCCTCATTGAAATGCGAAATTATCCCGAAGGGTTGGCGGAGTCTGTGCCTTTTTCTTGCACAGACTCTGACAAAGATTTTGTCATTTCCAATGAATTGTTAAATGCCGATATAAAACAATTAGCCATAAATGACACTTTTAGATGATATTGTTAAACTTATGATGCTGTTAATGTTGTATTAAAATCTAGATTTAGTCCTAATGCATTACATACTTTTAAAAAAGTCATCATATTACAACTATTACCATTTTCAAGTTTAGATAATTGTTGTTGTGTAACATGAGCCTTTTTAGATACTTCAAGCTGACTTAAACCAGAAAGCTCTCTAGCTTCATGTATTTTTAATGCCAGTTCAATGAATTTTTTTTCTTCATCAAAAGATTCTTTAAAATCACTATTTTCTAAAGATGTATTTAGATGGTTTCTAAATGTTTTCATTGTATTCCTTCCTTAATTTTTCTTCATTATATTTACTGAGGAAATCGTCTCTATACATTTTTGCTTTAGCAATTTCCTTTTTAGGTACTTTATTGGTTTTCTTGTTGAAACAATTTGTCAAAATGATAAAATCTTTAAAGCAAAAGAAATAAAGTATTCGAACCTGTTTACCTGTAAGCTTT
Above is a genomic segment from Thiospirochaeta perfilievii containing:
- a CDS encoding BrnT family toxin, whose protein sequence is MNFEYDNIKSNSNFIKHGIDFLEAQELWKDENLIKLPSKNLEEERFLIIAKLNRKCWTAIITYRELNVRIISVRRSRKNEEDLYESFRIG
- a CDS encoding helix-turn-helix domain-containing protein; protein product: MKTFRNHLNTSLENSDFKESFDEEKKFIELALKIHEARELSGLSQLEVSKKAHVTQQQLSKLENGNSCNMMTFLKVCNALGLNLDFNTTLTAS
- the brnA gene encoding type II toxin-antitoxin system BrnA family antitoxin, which translates into the protein MKASELDKKFDAGEEDILDQFDLSKVEKPNYDIKRVNVDFPSWMINSLDQEAKRLGVPRQSIIKIWISERLDKEKVLHRA
- a CDS encoding cupin domain-containing protein — protein: MEKGKYSYPYHYHHNSEELFVIIYGKGELRTPTGIEKVNIGEIVLFEKSKSGAHQIYNPNSEPLIYMDLRTINKVDVCEYPDSRKLIYYQNKIFTIKAT
- a CDS encoding type II toxin-antitoxin system RelE/ParE family toxin — protein: MINKWNIIYYEQNQESEVFDFVESQKNSNKAKLLSWLSILEEKGPLLPRPYADILDDGIHELRIKLTGKQVRILYFFCFKDFIILTNCFNKKTNKVPKKEIAKAKMYRDDFLSKYNEEKLRKEYNENI